One genomic region from Phycodurus eques isolate BA_2022a chromosome 16, UOR_Pequ_1.1, whole genome shotgun sequence encodes:
- the usp36 gene encoding ubiquitin carboxyl-terminal hydrolase 36: MPIVDKLKEALKPSRKESGDDGDLNKLLASSAKKVLLQKIEFEPASKGFSYQLDSLKNKYVILNPRNEDAAGQKAAEPLQIKRQENTVEGQGDGIAAPQKMLFPANKLTLKWERVYRVGAGLHNLGNTCFLNSTVQCLTYTPPLANYLLSKEHSRACHQSGFCMICVMQNHIIQTFANTGNAIKPVSFIRDLKKIARHFRFGSQEDAHEFLRYTIDAMQKACLNGYPKLDRQTQATTLVHQIFGGYLRSRVKCSICKSVSDTYDPYLDIAVEIRQAVNIVRALELFVKPDVLNGENAYMCAKCKKKVPATKRFTVHRTSNVLTLSLKRFANFSGGKITKDVGYPEFLNIRPYMSQSAGDPVMYGLYAVLVHSGYSCHAGHYYCYVKASNGQWYQMNDSMVHSSNIKVVLNQQAYVLFYLRIPETKKNADGHIGKQGMLHSGKNSVSSEQIKRVNLNGPLSSPQVTKKLEPAQLRKIQSMDGGLGLPVARNGTSSQPPPQPRLSGWTSSSNGAPKLSSGPTVIEEPFKKLKKPESQSQSRCGTPTPSHSNSNGVGRADGDKKQDSGRGLTASTSFKSLSDSSFADTAESKDTASPKSAPAGGAPSTSRKASSVTASPVKSVERSHSAEEQKMVKTKPPALNNITSEANGSTMSPPPAKKLALSAKKARSRSLSSIEALRRLSGDPLHPNHPNHPAATPNTHRASSHSPENHSSPLKWFHLAMPLTPHASPSLNGFHHPAQNSPESSHQPQEEPNVPPTQNVNQKKKRRKKRRHSEVEADAGAVAKAPSNLAGEKKKKKKRKREQDDGEKTEPRESAPSHLDPSKQEEDDWCQGGIWSLSRPQVAEEPKQKRDSAAEVTCQTNGKEHAVDCGLLKKKKKKKKRKKVTLKAPQDTSSPCVASESRTEAAADPSDEIVLTKKVKVKKKKKRLKEEDEESQPSSEGKNDDAAEPPPKKKAAGGEKPRKRSTASVVVWDSQVKDGYRRCQAPASDASGEALARAVARGSWDGKKSSDVVEELLRNASDKAYGASVLSWDGDVSAISRDAIQDVRRAKCDTVIDEWDEDFDSGKVKKTKSFKREKWRGGSSIFQKIQDHRNKWSVTPGGKRAFAGRR, translated from the exons ATGCCGATCGTGGACAAACTCAAGGAGGCGCTAAAGCCCAGTCGAAAGGAGTCGGGCGATGACGGCGATCTGAACAAGCTGCTGGCCTCGTCGGCCAAGAAGGTGCTCCTGCAGAAGATCGAGTTTGAGCCCGCCAGCAAGGGTTTCTCCTACCAGCTGGACAGCCTGAAGAACAAGTACGTGATCCTCAATCCCAGGAATGAGGACGCCGCCGGGCAGAAGGCGGCCGAGCCCCTCCAAATCAAGAGGCAAG AGAACACGGTCGAGGGCCAGGGCGACGGCATCGCCGCGCCGCAGAAAATGCTCTTCCCGGCCAACAAGCTGACCCTCAAGTGGGAGCGGGTGTACAGGGTGGGGGCCGGCCTCCACAACCTGGGCAACACCTGCTTCCTCAACTCCACCGTGCAGTGTCTCACCTACACGCCGCCGCTCGCCAACTACCTGCTCTCCAAGGAGCACAGCCGCGCCT GCCACCAGTCGGGTTTCTGTATGATCTGCGTCAtgcagaaccacatcatccaGACCTTTGCCAACACGGGAAACGCCATCAAGCCCGTGTCCTTTATCAGAGACTTAAAAA aAATTGCCCGACATTTCCGCTTCGGTAGCCAGGAGGATGCGCACGAGTTCCTGCGGTACACCATTGACGCCATGCAGAAAGCCTGTCTCAACGGCTACCCAAA GCTTGACAGGCAGACGCAGGCCACAACGCTAGTGCACCAAATCTTTGGAGGTTACCTGCGGTCCAGAG TGAAATGTTCCATTTGTAAAAGTGTGTCCGACACATACGACCCTTACCTAGATATCGCTGTGGAGATACGG CAAGCTGTCAACATTGTGCGAGCCTTGGAGCTTTTTGTTAAACCTGATGTTTTGAATGGAGAGAATGCCTACATGTGTGCCAA GTGCAAAAAGAAAGTGCCGGCGACAAAGCGTTTCACCGTCCATCGAACATCAAATGTGCTGACGCTTTCCCTCAAGAGGTTCGCCAACTTCAGCGGAGGGAAAATAACAAAG GATGTTGGCTATCCAGAGTTCCTCAACATCCGTCCCTACATGTCTCAGAGCGCAGGCGATCCCGTCATGTACGGCCTCTACGCCGTCCTGGTTCACTCCGGCTACAGCTGTCACGCCGGACACTACTACTGCTACGTCAAG GCAAGCAATGGACAATGGTACCAAATGAACGACTCCATGGTGCACTCTAGTAACATCAAGGTGGTCTTGAACCAGCAGGCTTATGTGCTTTTCTACCTGAG GATCCCAGAAACAAAGAAGAATGCAGACGGGCACATTGGCAAACAGGGAATGTTGCATTCTGGGAAGAACAGTGTTTCGTCAGAGCAAATAAAACGGGTCAATCTAAACGGACCGCTCTCTTCCCCGCAGGTCACAAAG AAACTTGAGCCAGCGCAACTGCGTAAGATCCAGTCCATGGATGGCGGTTTGGGCCTGCCGGTCGCCAGAAACGGCACGAGCAGCCAGCCGCCGCCCCAGCCCCGACTCTCCGGCTGGACGTCGTCTTCCAACGGCGCCCCCAAGCTGTCCAGCGGGCCCACGGTTATCGAGGAGCCCTTCAAGAAGCTGAAGAAGCCAGAGAGTCAGAGCCAGTCGCGCTGCGGCACGCCGACGCCGTCCCACAGCAACAGCAACGGCGTCGGCAGGGCGGACGGAGACAAAAAGCAAGACAGCGGCAGAGGCCTCACTGCGTCTACCTCATTCAAGTCTCTGTCCGACTCCTCCTTCGCCGACACCGCCGAATCCAAG GACACCGCGAGTCCGAAGAGCGCGCCGGCAGGAGGTGCTCCCTCTACCTCTCGCAAAGCTTCTAGCGTCACGGCGTCTCCCGTCAAGAGCGTGGAGCGCTCGCACAGCGCCGAGGAGCAGAAGATGGTGAAAACGAAACCCCCGGCCCTCAACAACATCACGTCGGAAGCCAATGGCAGCACCATGTCGCCGCCGCCCGCCAAGAAGCTGGCGCTGTCGGCCAAGAAG GCTCGCAGTCGGAGTCTGAGCAGCATTGAGGCTCTGCGGCGACTGTCCGGCGACCCCCTTCATCCAAATCACCCTAACCACCCCGCCGCTACGCCTAACACTCACAG AGCTTCATCGCATTCCCCGGAAAACCATTCATCTCCTTTGAAATGGTTCCATCTCGCCATGCCGCTCACGCCGCACGCCAGCCCGTCTCTGAACGGCTTCCACCATCCTGCGCAAAACAGCCCCGAGTCCTCCCACCAGCCCCAAGAAGAACCAAACGTCCCTCCGACTCAAAACGTCAaccaaaagaagaagaggagaaagaaGCGGCGCCACTCCGAGGTGGAAGCCGACGCGGGCGCGGTGGCGAAGGCGCCGTCCAACCTCGCCGgcgaaaagaagaaaaagaagaagcgaAAGAGAGAGCAAGACGACGGTGAGAAGACTGAGCCGAGAGAAAGTGCCCCGTCCCATCTGGATCCGTCCAAGCAGGAAGAGGACGACTGGTGCCAGGGCGGCATTTGGAGTCTCTCCCGCCCTCAGGTAGCCGAGGAGCCCAAACAGAAGCGAGACTCCGCCGCGGAGGTCACATGTCAGACCAACGGGAAAGAACATGCGGTCGACTGTGGGttgttgaagaagaagaagaagaaaaagaagaggaaaaaggtGACGCTGAAAGCTCCGCAGGACACAAGTTCACCGTGTGTCGCATCAGAAAG CCGTACCGAGGCCGCTGCCGATCCGAGCGACGAGATCGTGCTCACAAAGAAAGTgaaagtgaagaagaagaagaagaggctgAAAGAAGAGGACGAAGAGAGTCAGCCTAGCTCGGAGGGAAAGAACGACGACGCAGCGGAGCCCCCGCCCAAAAAGAAAGCGGCGGGGGGTGAAAAGCCACGCAAACGGAGCACGG CCTCTGTGGTGGTTTGGGACAGCCAGGTGAAGGACGGCTACAGGCGTTGTCAGGCGCCAGCGAGCGACGCGTCGGGAGAAGCCCTGGCGCGCGCCGTCGCTCGCGGGTCCTGGGACGGCAAAAAGAGCAGCGACGTGGTGGAGGAGCTGCTCCGGAACGCCTCGGACAAAGCCTACGGCGCTAGCG TCCTCAGTTGGGACGGCGACGTCTCCGCCATCAGTCGAGATGCCATCCAAGATGTCCGCCGTGCCAAGTGTGACACTGTGATCGACGAGTGGGACGAAGACTTTGATAGTGGGAAG GTGAAGAAAACAAAGAGCTTCAAGAGGGAAAAGTGGCGAGGCGGCAGCAGTATCTTCCAGAAGATCCAGGACCACCGCAACAAGTGGTCCGTGACGCCCGGCGGGAAGCGAGCCTTTGCCGGGCGTCGCTGA